From Chloroflexota bacterium:
GGCAGAGAACGCCGCTATCAAGAGACATATCCATCCCCTCAACTGGACCATGCAGAATATTGACACCATGCGTCGCCAGTTGAAGACTATGGGATCATGTTATGACTGGGGCAGGGAGGTCATTACCTGCGTCCCAGAGTACTACAAGTGGACACAATGGTTCTTCCTCCGCCTATATAAGGGCGGCCTGGTCTATCGGGCCAAGGCACCAGTCAACTGGTGTCCCAGTTGCCAGACGGTGCTGGCGAACGAACAGGTGGTCGAGGGAGGCAAGTGCGAACGGTGCAGCACAGCAGTGACCAGAGAAGACAGAGAGCAGTGGTTCCTCCGCATCACCCGCTACGCCGATGAACTCATGTACCACTCCACACTGCAATGGCCCGAACGAATCAAGATCATGCAGAAGAACTGGGTGGGGCGCAGCGAAGGAGTAGATATCTCTTTCGGCTTGGACTACCCTGGGGTTGAGGAAAAGGAAATCTGCATCTTCACCACAAGGCCTGATACCATACTCGGCGTCACCTTCATGGTTCTAGCCCCGGAGCATCCTCTCGTGAGGAAGTTAACCACGCCGGAGCGCAGGGCAAAGGTGGAGGAGTACATCACCGCGTCTAGACGCCAGACAGATATCGAACGTCTTTCCACCGAGAAAGAGAAGACCGGCGTCTTCACAGGAGCCCACGCCACGAACAGACTGAACGGCGAGCGAGTTCCCATCTGGATTGCCGACTATGTACTGCTCAGCTATGGCACTGGTGCCGTGATGGCCGTGCCCGCACATGACACGCGAGATTTCGAGTTTGCCAAAAACTTTGGAATACCGATAAGGACCGTAATCGCGCCGCCAGGATGGTCCGGCGGGGAACTGGCAGAAGCCTACGTGGACCCGGGCACCATGGCCAATTCCGGCCAATTCAATGGGATGCCCAGCGAAAAAGCCATGGAGGCAATAACTAATTTCATAGAGCAGAAAGGGTATGGCAAACGTACCATAACCTATCACCTCCGTGATTGGCTTATCTCCCGCCAGCGCTACTGGGGCGCGCCGATTCCGATGGTCTACTGTGACCGCTGTGGCATAGTTCCAGTGCCTGAGGAGAATCTGCCAGTGCTTCTGCCGCCGGACGCCGATTTCAAACCGACCGGGGAGTCTCCTCTGAAGTACTGCAAATCGTTCGTAGAAACGTCTTGCCCGCAGTGCAAAGCGCCAGCGCAACGCGAGACGGATACCATGGATACCTTCATGTGTTCATCGTGGTACTTCCTTCGCTATGCCAGCCCTCATTATGACCGTAGCGCCTTCGATCCAGAGAAGGTAAAGTACTGGCTGCCGGTGGACCAGTACACAGGCGGCGCTGAGCACGCAGTGATGCACCTCTTCTATGCCCGCTTCTTCATCAAGGCAATTCAAGACCTTGGCCTAGTGGATTTCGATGAACCGTTTGTCCGCCTCTTTAATCAAGGGACCATCATCGCCCAAAAGCATAAGATGAGTAAGTCTCGAGGCAACGTTGTAAACCCTGACGACTATGTATCCGATTTGGGAGCTGACACGGTTCGTGCTTACCTCATGTTTGTCGGACCCTGGGAACAGGGGGGGGAATGGGACGACAGCGGCATCAGCGGCATGAGCCGCTGGTTGAATCGAGTATGGAACCTGGTGCTGCAAGGAGAGGAAACACCCTTACCTACAGAGGCAGTCGACACTGGGGCTGTTAAGGAATTACGCCACAGAACACACAAGACAATCAAGAGGGTTACCGAAGACCTGGAAAGATTTCGCTACAACACCATGCTGGCATACTTAATGGAGTTCACCAACTACCTGGCAAAGGTATTGGCAGATAAATCGGTTGATGTCTCATCATGGCAGGAAGCCATTAATGCCCTACTCCTTCTCCTCGCCCCTACAGCCCCTCACCTGACTGAAGAGCTTTGGGGCAGGGCGGGTCATCCCTATAGCATTCACCATCAGCCCTTCCCAATTTGGGATAAGGATTTGACTGCTGAAGAACAGTTTATCCTGGTTATCCAGGTCAACGGTAAACTCAGAGACAAGATCAACGCCCCTGTCTCTATCACTGAGACCGAAGCCAGAGAGCTAGCCTTTTCGCAACCACGGATAAAAGCTCTCTTGGAGGGAAAGCAAGTAACCAGCGTAATCTATGTGCCGCAAAAGTTAATGAACCTGGTAGTCCGGTAGACGAGGATTTATCCATAGAGTACTGGTTTTCTAAAGGAAACAATAGGCAGAATGCTGTACTATAGTCGCAGGGCCTTATTGTAAATTCTAGCCGAAGGAGGAATATGAGTTACAAGTACATCATCTATGAAGCAAAGGACCATATCGCCACGATCACTCTGAACAAGCCAGAGAAGATGAATGCTTTTCAGTGGTTGGGCCGTGGCGAGGATGCGCGGGAGGTTTGGGATGCCTTTGATCAGGCCGCCGATGACGATGACGTGAAAGTAATCATTCTCAAGGGCTCAGGGAAAGCCTTCACCGTCGGTCATGACCTCACCAAGGTGGGCTTCCTTTATGGTATGGGCACAGGGAAGGAGGGGGAGCGTCGTCCCAGCCAGAGAATAAGGCTGAAGTATGACAAGATGGGCATGGATGACAATATGATGCACGTATTTCTCAATCCCAAGATAACCATTGCCCAGCTTCACGGCTGGTGCATCGGTGGAGGAATCTACTTCCCTCTGCTGTGCGACTTGGCGGTGGCATCTGAAGATGCCCAACTGGGACTTACTGAGCAAAGATTGGGGTTCTCCGGCAGCGGTGTGCTTGGCATAACACATCTGATCTATCATGTGGGTATGAAAAGAGCCCTCGAACTCCTGCTTACCGGGAAGGTAATAACCGGCAAGGAAGCCGCCGCAATCGGGTTGGTGAATAAGGCCGTCCCGGCAGATAAGCTGGATGAGGAGACCATGAAGTACGCCAAGGCCATGACTCTTCTACCCCGTGACGGTATTGCTATTGGCAAGGCCACCCGTCACCTTATCTACGATAGAATAGGTTTGATCAGTGACTTCATTCCAGCGTACATCTCGCATACTCTGTTCACCAACGTGAGGTGGGAGGATGACGAATACAACTTCTTCAAGGAGAGGAGAGACAAGGGCAGCGCTAAAGAGGCCTTCCATAAGAGAGACGAACGCTATAAGGGACTGGTGTAAGGAGAACGCGCCAGCCTGACATAGCTTCCAAAAGAAAGCTATCGGAGAGAGACTTCGTGAATTCACGAAGTCTCTCCATTTTTGACCAATTGTTGGGCTGAAAGCCACTGTGTTATACTGGGCTGTCGAGAACTAGCTTCAGAGGAGGCGTAATGATTGACGAACTGAGGGTATTCAGCGGCAATGCTCATCCTGCTCTAGCCCAAGGGATATGCGACTATCTTGGCACACCTTTGGGGAAAGCTGAGATCTCTGAGTTCAGTAATGAGAACATCTTCGTTCGCCTCCTGGAAAGCGTGAGGGAAAGAGACGTTTTCGTAGTTCAGCCAATCTGCTCCCCGGTAAACAAGAGCTTGATGGAGCTTCTAATTATGCTCGATGCCGTGAAGCGTGCCTCAGCGGGCAGGATTACCGCTGTCGTTCCCTACTATGGCTATGGACGCACCGACAAAAAGGATCAGCCTCGCGTCCCCATAACGGCAAGGCTGGTGGCCGACCTCATCACTGTGGCCGGGGCTAATCGATTGCTCACTGTAGATTTGCACGCTGGGCAGATTCAGGGCTTTTTCCAGATTCCCGTAGACGAGCTTACCGCCCTCCACCTCCTCAGCCGCCACTTCAGGAAAAAAGGGATGGACAACTTAGTTGTGGTAGCCACCGACATTGGGATTTCCAAACGGGCGCGCGATCTGGCAGAGAGGCTGGATGCCCCACTGGCCATTATTGAGAAGAGAAGGGTGGGCAATACGGGTAAATCCGATACCCTAAACGTTATTGGTGATGTGAAGGGAAGGTGTGCCCTTACCGTGGATGATGAGATAGATACAGCTGGATCACTTGTTGGTGCAGTAGCCGCCCTGCAACAACATGGTGCCAAGGAAGTCTATGCCTGCTGCACTCATCCCGTTCTATCTGGACTGGCCGTGGAGAATATCCAATCCTGCCCGGTGAAGGAAGTAGTCGTTACAGACACTCTCCCTGTCACTGGGAATAAGAAGTTGAAGAAAATCACCATTCTATCAGTGGCTCCTATCTTGGGAGAGGCCATCCACCGCATCCACACCGGGCTCTCCATGGGCGCGCTGTTCGAAAAGTTCGAAGAGTAAGAGGAAACATGCTCAAGTGGTTGGGCAGTCTGGTTGACTCCAATGAGAGAGCGCTTCAGCGGCTGCAATCCCTTGTAGATAAGATAAATGCCCTGGAGCCTGAATTAGAACAACTCAGCAGCGCCGAGCTACGGGCTAAGACTGACGAATTCAGGGCCCGTTATCAAGAGAGCAATAGGCTAGACGAACTCCTCCCGGAGGCCTTTGCTGCTGTGAGAGAGGCTGCGAATCGCACGATAAGGCAGCGCCACTTCGATGTGCAGCTAATGGGAGGCATGGTTCTCCATCAGGGGAAAATCGCCGAGATGAAGACGGGCGAAGGTAAGACACTAGTTGCCACTTTGCCCTTATACCTCAATTCCATTACTGGTGAAGGAAGCCATCTGGTTACTGTGAACGATTACCTGGCAAAGCGTGACTGCCAGTGGATGGGACCTATCTACCATGCTCTTGGGATGAGCGTAGCCAGCATCGTACATCAAGACCCTGCCAGTCCCCAGGCTTCATCTTACGTTTATGACCCCGACTACGACTCGAGAGATCCGAGATGGCGTCATCTGCGACCTGCCTCCCGCCGCCAGGCCTACGAGGCTGATATCACCTACGGTACTAACAACGAGTTCGGCTTCGATTACCTGCGCGACAACATGGTGATAGACCTCTCTCAGTGCGTGCAGCGCACCTTACACTACGCCATAGTGGACGAGGTAGATTATATCCTCATTGATGAATCCCGTACTCCCCTTATTATCAGCGGTGCGGCCGAGGAATCAGCACAAAAATATGCCACCTTCGCTCGCCTTGTCCCTCAGATGCTGAAGGAAACAGACTACACCGTAGACGAGAAACTGCGCGCAGTTTCCATTACGGATAACGGCATAGCTAAGATAGAGAGATTACTTAAACAGGAAGGCTTGCTCAAATCTCCAGATCTTTACGATCCCAGTAATTATGCTCTTACGCATTACCTGGAAAGCGCCCTCAAAGCTCATGTTCTCTTCAGGAGGGACAAGGACTACGTCGTAACTAAGGGGAAGGATGGGCCAGAGGTTGTCATCGTCGATGAGTTCACCGGACGCTTGATGCCAGGACGAAGATACTCCGAGGGACTGCACCAGGCCATCGAAGCCAAAGAAAGGGTGAAGGTACAGAGAGAGAGTGTGACTCTGGCGACTATTACCTTCCAGAACTACTTCCGTCTTTATGAGAAACTGGCTGGGATGACCGGGACGGCAGCTACCGAGGCTGAGGAGTTGGACAAGATCTACAAACTCGAAGTGGTGGCCATTCCCACGAACAAAGAAATGATTCGCGATGACTACACTGATCAAATATACAAGGCCGAGGAAGCCAAGTTCAAAGCCGTATGCAATGAGATAGAGAAATTCCACGCCGAGCAGCGGCCGGTGCTGATAGGCACCACCTCTATTGAGAAATCAGAACTCCTCAGCGGATTGCTGCAGCGGAGAGGAATACCCCATCAGGTACTAAACGCCAAGCTCCATGAGAAGGAAGCTTCCATTATTGCCCAGGCAGGAAAGCTCGGGGCGGTGACAGTAGCCACCAATATGGCAGGACGAGGTGTCGATATCATCCTTGGCGGTGAGCCGCCAGACTACAAACCGTATGAGGAAATAAACGACTACATCCTAAAAGAAACTGCGGAGTTCATCGATCAGGGAGTCATTCTCCTTAAAGAACAACAGGTCTTTAAGGGTTGGGAAGAGGCCATTCAAGAGAACCTAACCCAAACAAGAAATGCCATAAGCCTTCAAGAGGAGACAATAAGACAAAGACTGCAAAAACTGCGCGATTATCAGGAGGCCTCGAATGAACCGGATAATGCAAAGTTGTCTGAAATAACCAGAGAAATTGATCAGCAGGAACAGATACTAAAGGCAAGCCTTGAGAAATATCAATACCTAATTGACTCACAGGCTGACGAAATCTATGAAGAGTTGAAGGCCTATCTCTCTAAAGCTGAAAAGCCCTCTATCCTTCAGGAGATTAGATCCCTGATAGATGCCAGAGAAAAGGCAAAGCAAGGCAAGCGGACTATTGCCGAAGTCCTATTAGAACAAAGAAAACGGTTCCTCGATTGGCTTAACAATCATAGGCAGGTCATGAACCTCGGCGGGCTTCACGTTATCGGTACGGAGAAGCACGAGGCCAGACGCATCGACAACCAACTCCGTGGCCGTTCGGGTCGTCAGGGAGACCCGGGAAGCTCGCGCTTCTACGTGTCCCTCGAGGATGATGTAGTACGCCGCTTTGGTGGTGACAGGGTTAAAGGCTTCATGGAGTGGGCAGGCATTGGGGAAGATGTTCCCATCGAGCACTCGCTGGTAAACAGGGCGATCGAAAGCTCTCAGGTCAAGGTCGAGGGTTACCATTTTGAAGTCCGCAAGCATCTGGTGGATTACGATGACGTTGTGAACAAACATCGAGAAGTGATTTACAGCGAACGAAAAGGTATCCTCAGCAACACTGACCTCAAAGCCAATATTCAATCCATGATCCAAGATGAACTTGGCAGATTAGTAGCAGCTCATGCCGGTGAAGAACAGCCCAGCATAGAAGGCCTACTGGAAGACGTGAAGCCCATCATGCCTCTACCACCCGAATTGAATAGCCAAACACTCTCTCAGATACGCCCAGAGGAAATCGAGTCAAGACTGGTTGAACATGCAAAGTCCCTTTATGAAAACAAGGAACAGGAAGTTGGCGAGCAGAACATGCGTATACTGGAGCGTCTGGTGATGCTGCGTGTTCTGGACAACCTGTGGACAGAGCATCTGACTATGATGGATCACATGCGCCAGGGGATTGGGCTACAGGCCGTCGGACAAAGCGATCCACTGGTAGCCTATAAGAAGGAAGGCCACGCCATGTTCCAGAGCCTGCTGGCCAATGTTCAGCATGACATAGTACACACCTTCTACCACGTGGATATTGTGAAGAAAGAGTCTGCACAACAGGCAACAGCTAGCAAACGCAACGCAGTTCCTGACGACAAAAGAACAGGACGCAATGATCCTTGTCCCTGCGGTAGCGGCAAGAAGTACAAGAAGTGCTGCGGCAAATAGATTGCCGCACCACCCACAACTACCCATTATCCAAAACAATTATGAAGAACAGCGAAGTTGCCAAAGTGTTTCAAGATATCGCTGATCTCCTTGAGCTCAAAGGCGAGAGTCTTTTCAAGGTCAGAGCTTACCAGAAAGCTGTCCGCTCCATCGAACATCTGCCAGTAGAGTTGGAGCAGCTTATGAAAAAAGGTGGATTGAGGGAAGTCCCTGGAATCGGCGAAGCTATCGAGAAGAAGATCACTGAGCTATTGACTACCGGGCACCTCACATACTACGAAAACCTGCGGGCCGAATTCCCCAAAGGAATTATGTCGCTGCTCCAGGTACCAGGCATCGGGCCAAAAACCGCGATGCGGCTTTCCACGGAGTTGGGAATAAGATCTCTGGAGGAGTTGGAAACTGCCATCATCGATGGAAGAGTAACTGGACTGTCCCGCCTGGGTGAAAAGACCGCCGAGAACATCCTGCGTCACCTTCAGTCAATGCGCAACAAAGAGCAGCGTATTCCCATTGGCATAGCTCTTTCGCTGGCTGAAGATATCATGACGTCCCTTCAGCAACGCACCCACGTACGGAATCTTACCCCAGCAGGGAGTCTGCGTCGTTTCAAAGATACAATAGGGGACATCGACCTCCTGGGTACCGCTGAGGATGCTGACGCAGTCAGCGATGCTTTCATCAGCCTGCCTCAAGTGAAGGAGGTGCTGGCCAAAGGTGGCACAAAGGCAAGCGTAGTTACCAATAGAGATCTTCAGGTAGACCTACGGATATTGGAGCATGATGCCTTCGGCTCCATGCTCCAATATTTCACTGGCAGCAAGCAGCATAATATCGCTCTCAGAGAAAGGGGCCAGCGGCAGGGATTAAAGTTGAGTGAATACGGTATCACTAATCTGCGAGACGGAAGGTTAGAGAAGTTTGTCACTGAAGAGGAATTCTATCACCGTCTGGGGCTCCAGTATATTCCCCCAGAGTTGCGGGAGGGACAACAGGAGATAGAAAGAGCAAAAGATAACACCATCCCCAGGTTATTGGAGCTTTCAGACATAAAGGGAGATCTTCATGTTCATACCGACTGGAGCGATGGGAATGGTTCATTGAAAGCCATGGCCTTAGCAGCTCGTGCTCTGGGTTACCAATACATAGCAATCACTGACCATTCCAGAGGCCGAGGGATTGCCCATGGCTTGAACGAGGAGAGAGTGAGAGAGCAGGTAGCAGAAATAAAGAAGCTCAACGAGGGACTGAGAGATATTCGTATTCTCACTGGCATCGAGGTGGACATCCGTGCTGACGGGAGACTTGACCTTTCTGACGATATTCTCAAGGAGCTCGATGTGGTAACTGCTGCAGTACATTCATCCATGGGACAAGATCAAGAGAGAATGACCCGAAGAATTCTTCAAGCGATGGTGAATCCCCATGTGGACATGATAGCTCATCTTACTTGTCGGCTGTTGGGGGAGAGAGAGCCAGTCGCCCTGGACATGGAGGCCATCTTCCGTACTGCAGCCCAAACCGGTACAGTCCTGGAAATCAACGCCATGCCGGATCGCCTCGACCTCAAGGATATCCATATCTTTAGAGCCAGAGAGCTGGGAGTGAAGCTGGCCTTAGGCACCGACGCCCATAGCACTGAGCATCTGCACTATATGCGCTTCGGTGTGGGCATAGCCCGCCGTGGCTGGTGTGAGATGCAGCATCTATTAAACACACTGTCGGCAGAAGAGGTGCTGGCCTCTCTAAAGCACTGCTAGGAATTCTTTACTAATCCATGTAATACCACAGAATTATTGTCTTGTTGACCTGGATACATTTCACAGCCTAACATACATAGCCATGAAGCAGAGGAAACAAAAAGGCTGGGATGCTGATCACATCCGCGCCCTGCGGCGACACCTGGGTTTAACCCAACAGGAGCTAGCCGATGAACTGGGAACTCGGCAGCAGACCATCAGTGAGTGGGAGACAGGGATGTACAAGCCTCGGGGTACCTCATCTACCCTGCTTGCTATTGTTGCCGAGAGAGCCGGTTTTGACTACAAGGCAACTCCCTCTGACTCTATCTGAAAATAGAGCCCCCAAAAGCTCTTCTTGTAGCTAGTTGCGAAACTCCTCCCAAAAGCAAATTTACAAAGCTAACCACGCACAGATATGTCCTAGCAGATGTGTTAAGCAAACCCGAAAACCCACTAAATCTCCACCAGAAATTGACTGCCCAAATGCGCACACAACACCCAAGCGCTGACATGGACTAAGTAGACTCAGAAGTTGGAGCTATATTAGACGCTTGCTGAAAGCACGCCGAGCAAAGAATGCTAGTATGGCACTAGCAGCCAAAACAAAGGCAAACTCGGCCAGGTGCTGAGGAAATGGTACAGGAGTGCCAAACAATTGCTGATAGAGTGAGATTACGAAAAAATGAAGGCAGTATATGCCCAGCGAGTAGTCTGCTAGGAACCCGACCCAACGCCAAGAAGGACGCCTGATGTAGAATGACAACAGGAAGACAACCGAGGTGGCTCCCACAATGGACAGTCGTGTGTACGCCGGAATGGCACAACCTCCATTGTATGTAAAGTGGTTCTGGTTTGGTAACCAGTGCCATTCACAAACGGCCGCAACAATTGTCAGGACTAGAATCACCGCAACAAGGGCCTTGAACGAGAGGGACGAGAACCAACCATCGCCATCATCACCTTTGCGTGACACCAAGGCGGCAATGAAGATGTACGGGAGAAAATTCATGGGATTCCAATATGCGTCGAGGATGGAAATCGGGGTTCGTTCATTACGACTACTGGCACGACCACTATAATCAATAGCGAGCCGCCCAGCAGTAGCCAAAGGGCAGATTTCGGAAGCTTGCGGCAGAAATAGAAAGCGCAGGTTAACAGGATCAGAGAGAAAAGGAAGTAGTGAACTGAGTAGTCACCAGTCACTATCCACTGAATCACACCCTTGATGTCCATGTGCCGGACATAGCTGGCCAGGGCCGTAAACCCACCAAAGTGAAGACCCCAGAGTGCCACCCAGAAAAAATACAAGTAAACCAGTCTTTCAATGCGCCCAGTAAAATATGCCCGATTGCCCCCCCTGACTCCAAACAGGAATAGCGACACCAAGAAAAAGACTGGGACTGCTAGAGACAGAAAGTTGAAATGTACTACGTTGAAGATTGTCACATGGTAATGCGAGAAGTTATATGTGTTTATGTCGAACTCACTCGGTTTCTGGAATAGCGCCGTATGAATAGCTACTACTGCCGCTATCATGATAGCCCGTAGGTAGTCAAACCCGTGGTATAGGCGGTTACTCGAGGATGTCACTTTCATGCAGTAGCGTATTCTGAAGTGCAATCATAGATCAGAAAACCAGGATAAGCTCAGCTCGCTGCCAGCAAGGGCTGATTCACCTGTACAAGACCTTTTGCGTTGAACACAAATGCCACCATTGTTCTTTAGGATGAGACAATACCCCGGCTCATTGCCAGTCTTCCGGTGCGAGCTATCTCCTTGATGCCAAAACTGCTAAGCAGTCTAAACAGAGAGCTTAACTTGTCTTCATCCCCAGTGACCTCAACAATCAGGGAATCGGAGGCAACATCCACAATATTAGCCCTGAAGATATCCACAATCTGAATGATCTCACTGC
This genomic window contains:
- the polX gene encoding DNA polymerase/3'-5' exonuclease PolX: MLRQIDCRTTHNYPLSKTIMKNSEVAKVFQDIADLLELKGESLFKVRAYQKAVRSIEHLPVELEQLMKKGGLREVPGIGEAIEKKITELLTTGHLTYYENLRAEFPKGIMSLLQVPGIGPKTAMRLSTELGIRSLEELETAIIDGRVTGLSRLGEKTAENILRHLQSMRNKEQRIPIGIALSLAEDIMTSLQQRTHVRNLTPAGSLRRFKDTIGDIDLLGTAEDADAVSDAFISLPQVKEVLAKGGTKASVVTNRDLQVDLRILEHDAFGSMLQYFTGSKQHNIALRERGQRQGLKLSEYGITNLRDGRLEKFVTEEEFYHRLGLQYIPPELREGQQEIERAKDNTIPRLLELSDIKGDLHVHTDWSDGNGSLKAMALAARALGYQYIAITDHSRGRGIAHGLNEERVREQVAEIKKLNEGLRDIRILTGIEVDIRADGRLDLSDDILKELDVVTAAVHSSMGQDQERMTRRILQAMVNPHVDMIAHLTCRLLGEREPVALDMEAIFRTAAQTGTVLEINAMPDRLDLKDIHIFRARELGVKLALGTDAHSTEHLHYMRFGVGIARRGWCEMQHLLNTLSAEEVLASLKHC
- a CDS encoding helix-turn-helix transcriptional regulator — its product is MKQRKQKGWDADHIRALRRHLGLTQQELADELGTRQQTISEWETGMYKPRGTSSTLLAIVAERAGFDYKATPSDSI
- a CDS encoding enoyl-CoA hydratase/isomerase family protein — its product is MSYKYIIYEAKDHIATITLNKPEKMNAFQWLGRGEDAREVWDAFDQAADDDDVKVIILKGSGKAFTVGHDLTKVGFLYGMGTGKEGERRPSQRIRLKYDKMGMDDNMMHVFLNPKITIAQLHGWCIGGGIYFPLLCDLAVASEDAQLGLTEQRLGFSGSGVLGITHLIYHVGMKRALELLLTGKVITGKEAAAIGLVNKAVPADKLDEETMKYAKAMTLLPRDGIAIGKATRHLIYDRIGLISDFIPAYISHTLFTNVRWEDDEYNFFKERRDKGSAKEAFHKRDERYKGLV
- a CDS encoding acyltransferase family protein; translated protein: MKVTSSSNRLYHGFDYLRAIMIAAVVAIHTALFQKPSEFDINTYNFSHYHVTIFNVVHFNFLSLAVPVFFLVSLFLFGVRGGNRAYFTGRIERLVYLYFFWVALWGLHFGGFTALASYVRHMDIKGVIQWIVTGDYSVHYFLFSLILLTCAFYFCRKLPKSALWLLLGGSLLIIVVVPVVVMNEPRFPSSTHIGIP
- the secA gene encoding preprotein translocase subunit SecA, producing the protein MLKWLGSLVDSNERALQRLQSLVDKINALEPELEQLSSAELRAKTDEFRARYQESNRLDELLPEAFAAVREAANRTIRQRHFDVQLMGGMVLHQGKIAEMKTGEGKTLVATLPLYLNSITGEGSHLVTVNDYLAKRDCQWMGPIYHALGMSVASIVHQDPASPQASSYVYDPDYDSRDPRWRHLRPASRRQAYEADITYGTNNEFGFDYLRDNMVIDLSQCVQRTLHYAIVDEVDYILIDESRTPLIISGAAEESAQKYATFARLVPQMLKETDYTVDEKLRAVSITDNGIAKIERLLKQEGLLKSPDLYDPSNYALTHYLESALKAHVLFRRDKDYVVTKGKDGPEVVIVDEFTGRLMPGRRYSEGLHQAIEAKERVKVQRESVTLATITFQNYFRLYEKLAGMTGTAATEAEELDKIYKLEVVAIPTNKEMIRDDYTDQIYKAEEAKFKAVCNEIEKFHAEQRPVLIGTTSIEKSELLSGLLQRRGIPHQVLNAKLHEKEASIIAQAGKLGAVTVATNMAGRGVDIILGGEPPDYKPYEEINDYILKETAEFIDQGVILLKEQQVFKGWEEAIQENLTQTRNAISLQEETIRQRLQKLRDYQEASNEPDNAKLSEITREIDQQEQILKASLEKYQYLIDSQADEIYEELKAYLSKAEKPSILQEIRSLIDAREKAKQGKRTIAEVLLEQRKRFLDWLNNHRQVMNLGGLHVIGTEKHEARRIDNQLRGRSGRQGDPGSSRFYVSLEDDVVRRFGGDRVKGFMEWAGIGEDVPIEHSLVNRAIESSQVKVEGYHFEVRKHLVDYDDVVNKHREVIYSERKGILSNTDLKANIQSMIQDELGRLVAAHAGEEQPSIEGLLEDVKPIMPLPPELNSQTLSQIRPEEIESRLVEHAKSLYENKEQEVGEQNMRILERLVMLRVLDNLWTEHLTMMDHMRQGIGLQAVGQSDPLVAYKKEGHAMFQSLLANVQHDIVHTFYHVDIVKKESAQQATASKRNAVPDDKRTGRNDPCPCGSGKKYKKCCGK
- the leuS gene encoding leucine--tRNA ligase produces the protein MIPKYNPQEIESKWQNKWADDRIYEVTEDTSRPKWYALTMFPYTSGDLHIGHWYAMAPSDAHARFKRMQGYNVLHPMGFDAFGLPAENAAIKRHIHPLNWTMQNIDTMRRQLKTMGSCYDWGREVITCVPEYYKWTQWFFLRLYKGGLVYRAKAPVNWCPSCQTVLANEQVVEGGKCERCSTAVTREDREQWFLRITRYADELMYHSTLQWPERIKIMQKNWVGRSEGVDISFGLDYPGVEEKEICIFTTRPDTILGVTFMVLAPEHPLVRKLTTPERRAKVEEYITASRRQTDIERLSTEKEKTGVFTGAHATNRLNGERVPIWIADYVLLSYGTGAVMAVPAHDTRDFEFAKNFGIPIRTVIAPPGWSGGELAEAYVDPGTMANSGQFNGMPSEKAMEAITNFIEQKGYGKRTITYHLRDWLISRQRYWGAPIPMVYCDRCGIVPVPEENLPVLLPPDADFKPTGESPLKYCKSFVETSCPQCKAPAQRETDTMDTFMCSSWYFLRYASPHYDRSAFDPEKVKYWLPVDQYTGGAEHAVMHLFYARFFIKAIQDLGLVDFDEPFVRLFNQGTIIAQKHKMSKSRGNVVNPDDYVSDLGADTVRAYLMFVGPWEQGGEWDDSGISGMSRWLNRVWNLVLQGEETPLPTEAVDTGAVKELRHRTHKTIKRVTEDLERFRYNTMLAYLMEFTNYLAKVLADKSVDVSSWQEAINALLLLLAPTAPHLTEELWGRAGHPYSIHHQPFPIWDKDLTAEEQFILVIQVNGKLRDKINAPVSITETEARELAFSQPRIKALLEGKQVTSVIYVPQKLMNLVVR
- a CDS encoding ribose-phosphate pyrophosphokinase is translated as MIDELRVFSGNAHPALAQGICDYLGTPLGKAEISEFSNENIFVRLLESVRERDVFVVQPICSPVNKSLMELLIMLDAVKRASAGRITAVVPYYGYGRTDKKDQPRVPITARLVADLITVAGANRLLTVDLHAGQIQGFFQIPVDELTALHLLSRHFRKKGMDNLVVVATDIGISKRARDLAERLDAPLAIIEKRRVGNTGKSDTLNVIGDVKGRCALTVDDEIDTAGSLVGAVAALQQHGAKEVYACCTHPVLSGLAVENIQSCPVKEVVVTDTLPVTGNKKLKKITILSVAPILGEAIHRIHTGLSMGALFEKFEE